AGTCTTAATTTAAGTTGATCGATTTCAATTTCCAATATCGTTCTATTATGTGTACGACGAAACCCTTCAAACACTAGGGGATCTGCCAGATATTTTCCATAGGCTAGTTAACTCGTTCtaacgattataatttatataatatttttaatcaataacattttacaatagtttttcaACATGGGTACttcttaattaaaatttaatgtttttcactGTATCATTGTTATGTTATGGTAACTACAACAAGTTTTGGCTGTAAAATTGGAGAGATGTGTGACTTCATTATGATGCAAAAATTACATGACATAATTACAAAGAAACTATTGACACATTTTGgcattagtttaattttattttatttacccatCAGAACTGAATTTAATCAATagtaaatttaacacaaaatttggatttcatttgaaaaaatactgTTGATTTACTATTAGATCTTATTTGTTGtcttaaattagtaaaaaatatatgctgctcattatatttagtattaaagtataaaagtactatttatgtaattgttttttattatattttagacgtGCTTGGCGTTGCACAATGGCGCTGGGTAGCCAATGACGACACGTGTGGTATTTGTCGAGTGGCGTTTGAAGCTTGCTGTCCTGACTGCAAGTTTGCCGGTGACGATTGTCCTTTaggtaaattagtaaattaataatattctaaccaagttaatgtttatactaattcaattgatattattttctttcagtGTGGGGTCAGTGTTCACATTGCTTCCACATTCATTGCATAATGAAATGGCTCAACGCCCAGTCCGTACACCATCAGTGCCCGATGTGTCGCCAGGAGTGGAAGTTTCGAGAGTAGACTCAGATTTATTATCACCTTTATCATTGTCTTACGATTCTGAACTACCACCTCTACCTGAAAGCCTCAGTCGTTTAAGCCTGTATGATGTACCACCACGTAGTAAACCTGAACCTGCTCGGCGTCACTCACCTAAACCAACGGAACTTGTTGGCTCACCTAAACAAACACGTCAGTCACCAATACCATCTGAACATTCTGATAAACGTCCAACTGAAAAACCTCCAGTTCCACCCAGGAAACCGTCATCTGTTGACCTAAAACTTGCACATCTCCGAAATGAAATGGtatataacagtaatattaagttaacccagttttatattttgttatcatttatatattacatgtttAAGGCAAGCCTACGTCAAATGGATTTACAACTCCTGTCTCAGTTACGGCAGCTCAATGATTCTATTAGTTCGTATAGACAAGAATTGATCATGAACATGGACTCTTATTCATCATCGGACACTGATGGGTCAGATACTACATCGGTTTATTCAAATGTAACTCCTAGCAGTTTTGATTTATCTCGTTCCTCAACACAGTCAACTCCCAAACGTCCGCCGACATCTACAGATTTATGAGAATATGGTATTAAACACAAACTGGGCtgtctttttataaatattttttactaataattattatacaactcatttgtattatattatgtaattacaatttaagaCAATAAAATTTACTTACTTTCATGgaagtgttaaattattaataagtatttccTGCCAATCATGTTGTTAGACTATTAGTTTCCACTAACAAATatactgtaattattttataaaattggaagttaatacattttctaacaatttaaatgtttgacaTGTTTTTACTGGTAAGTGTTTGGACTTGTCACTTAGatttgtagacattttaaaactacaattaCAAAATGGTTGATGACGTTagtgtttaaaatttgattgataACTCAGTGAAACAATTCTATATTCTATCAATTTCCAGTCTAAAACAATCTATTTTTTGAATTCATTAtgaattgtattacctatagctGACAAATCTAAATGGCAACTTATCTACTAAAATACTTAATCATCACATACAAAATTGTTTcaagtataacataaaaaataacctTCGCCAATGAGTCATTACAATGATTATGTTGTTGAATACATATTCATTAATCACCCACTCAAAGATAATTAAGAACTTTTGAGTTTATGGTAAACACGTCATGTACTCTAGTGGgggaaaaattgtttttataaacgtttGTAACGCATACAGAGAATTATTTatagaagatattatatatctttactTCTGATAATTCTGAATAGTTGTCTTCAACAGACTTgatcataataaaatagtataaatatgaaaaaaaaaaaataatatcatgatgtAGGTTTATTAACAAAGTATGTGTACTTCTCAACAAATGCATGCTTGcgatgaataaaataatcaaacatttgtaaagagaatattatatcaatgattatatagtatcaagttatttttaaatggcaCGTATTCTTTACGTTCTTTATCCTGACAAATTGTGATTACTACATCTTATGgaactttttattgtattaagtgtagacaattacataatataagtaataactattgatTTCTGGTAGTactaaatttcaaaacaatttttttttttaaatatcaataagtttCTTTAACTTACACACCACTTAAGTGAAtggatatatattaaaaacaaatagataTTAACCAAAACCTTAATTTTATTCAGgccaaaatttgtatttacaaaagaataaaaacaatgatttatataaaattaattttaatttattacggtTTGTGAGTTTGAAACATAAATAAAGTAAACTTAagtgcttaaaatataattttatcaaatatttgctTTACATAGCATCtaacatgaaatattatattcaagtacCTAATCAAGTAGATACCTACTgtgtacacatataataaacttaataaacaaaaatcatatttcaatacATACAATTCATTACACGAGTATTTGTTATATTTGGCAACGTTGTAGGTGTAgaagtgaatatattttttcaataaattaaatacaagagttaaaaatttagaatcatattttttaaactataaactgGTATTTTCAtggatacaatttaatataaatataccttgtagaataatatggataataaaGTAGAAAGTtccagaaaattaaattattttattaatttttatctataaacaatattaaaagttgTACTTGTCAGTCGaacttaaatgcatttttttttaatctagcTGATAAATTAATCTTATTTACTTGGAGGTtacataaatcatttataaattataatactatgttcataaaaaaaacaaacaattttttttcttaaatcatagaacacttaaaaattgagaaaaaatattagttttaattttaatatggttagtttttaatttataaaagggataatatactatttagtcTTTATGCACGCATAaaagtaaacttattttaaagtaattcaaattatatttgttcaaatgtatttttttaaaacaaaaaggcAAACATTCAAACCTTTAagtaaaacacatttaaaataataaaaatatatagaattacTTTAGACcacaattaaaatactataaacacaaattattgaatataaataatatatactaaaatacaatttgaatatttattttattttaaattgaagaaccggaaccaaataaaataaaacaataataataaataaacataaaaaaccaAGCAATATTTCTCATACATTTGGTATGTATCCAAATGGAATCCTATAACTCTAAGTCTAATGAAACACGTGTTAGACAAATTCCACCAACAtgcacttaaataaaaatatgataatgacAATGAATAAGtcagattattaattttgtggCACTGCGGGAGCCATCCGACTAATGGTAGCAATACCCGACAAAATAGCAGATCGCAAAAACGATGGTGTGCCTGATCTGTTTGCAAAATTTTCAGCTGCTACACGAAGGTCAGAAAACATGAGTCTTGTGTGAGGATTACGCTGTGAAGCATATCGTAATGTGAGAAAATGATAGTAGAACACAATAGACAACAATCCAGAGCGGCCGAAGAATGACATGATTAATGTGAGTGGCATAACTAAGATTTCAGAAAAGGCAATAAGGCGCAAGATACTTCGTGATTGGAACTCAACCAAAGATATCAATAGCCGTGCACCCCACCATGCGTTCTGACCAAGaagctgaaaaataaattgtacatgttTAGTGATTTATCCATACAATCGatttaatattgaaacaatattacACTTACATCAAGTAAAGTCAGTGAATAGCTTGCAAAGTGCACCGTTGAGAATAAAAATACTGGCAGGATTACAACTGAAATAAATCTATGTTAAGGAAAACATTAAACTGCaatgtaaattcaaattaaaaatattatatacatttaatatattattttaaaaatatgttcaatatttaaaGGATACGAATATTAGGTGacacatataaaaatatcaccGAGTACAATAGGTAATGACAGCTGTCTTCTTTGAATAATTGTGTCAGGAACTGTAAAGAAATTTGCATGGCTGGCAGACGTTGGTGAAGACGCAATGCACTTGTAGCTGCATTTGccaataaaattctataatatgcACTTGCTGGgttcctaaaaattaaaaatgtacctatactaatctatttatttttatataaaataaattaattacacttTTCCAATCCCATATCCAACTAGTGTTAGTTGTTACTTAACTATCACATTCACATTTTCATTTCACGTCATTCatctttcataaaaataaatttaattttgttaaaattatgaaagggagttacgtaatattatgacttataagtaGGATGTGTAAAGTTAATGCATGTGCAACCCCTTGACAacctttttaacattttttctatttaaatgcttaaaaaatagaCATACACTAATAAAttgacaacaattttaaatttacgattattaatagaataaacattatattttgtagatacattgttaatttttgtgttaataGGACCTACTGATATttacaattaggtaggtacctaagtagcatgtattattcagtatatataggtaaaataataacattttagaataagtaattaaatttgaGGTCACATAATGATGGCCTTGTACAATGTTATGACATGTTCAGCAACACAAGATATctaattaacataatcaatattttagttttatattcttttattaatacttataaaatatactttaatttaccAAAACAAGTTTAGATTGATATCAAAATagtaacctatataataatgtaaaattgtaacaaTTGTAAGAAAATAGAAGAGtgggtaggtacacattattaatAGGTAAGCTCGTAGGTAAGTTAggtataagaatttaaattaacagtttataaaatatatactgtattactgtggaacataataaagtacctatcaagtatcaaaaaattatacttatgttaTCACTAATTGGCAGTCGTATtccgaaataaaatattcattttataggGACCTaatgattgtttaatattagtAGCCTTCTAGGTGATACAATTGATGCAATTTaagtattatgtacatattatgttttaaatttatttttgaaatgtcattataatagcCTAAATCTAAGGAGAGATAAAAGTGAGTTATAACCTGTGTTCCTctgatttatgattatatagtaTTGTTAAAGATACATTtctcatataataatagataaattataaaaaataaaaatatgtaagacTTATTAGATTAGGTCTATAacaactatacctacctaaaatatttaataatatttatatgactatcataggtataaattttgttttttttttcatttttagatccattttttgttttagcaTAAACAATCTATCATATTACAATTATGTAATTGCAGTATGATTCAggattaataaactataaatcacTAAAGTGATATTTTATTGCTTCACATTTaggcatacatttatataagaaTATCTTATGATATAgtgaaaatttgattaatttattgaattaaataacatttattagcaaaagtattaaaaattgtgttgAAATTAcaagtttttgtaattttaaataatttattagaagaCGAGTAATCTTTATCAAtcaaaatagtacctaatatagaaGATTACCTAATtaagaatgataataatagaaagttattttttagtagataggtaggtagtttattttctgacctaaataatttgaatttttaaataacctgCATTTTGTGATAGACACACAAACGGATAGCAAGGTTAGTGAGCAcctaataaattgaaaaagaaaatgatCTTACCAGAAAAGTGGCAGAATGTATGcaaacgtaaaaataattgttgccAATCTTGTACACCAAAGAGATACTTCTACTTTATGCGTGATAACATGTTGTTTAAGCGCTTCAACACCTTTCGGTCTAGTTTCACTATCCGGTCCAGCGTCGCCTTCAGACATAATTGATCAGgtgaaataaaactattttggcTGAAAAACACTGAAAAACAAGACTCATCAATAACGCATAGAAAACATTCTAATCCACTGAAAAGCTTTAAAATCGCACATACCTTCCTCCAATGACTTGAACGAGTTACAGAAAAATGGAACGATACACCGCtagacaaatttaataataacgacaGCTAGGTACCTATTGCGTTTTAAAAAAACGAAACCGGATTGGTAAATTTCAAAAAGAGAGAACGACGGTGATTATTATTGATTCAAAAATTGGATACGTTATCGGTAAGGCGGTGACTAAACGAATCGTATAACGATTTCCACGAAAATGTTTTCGTGTTGCGACTACAGCCGAAGAGGAACCCACAAAACGACCACGAGCAGTGGGCAAGACTTGCGCGTCGAGAAAACACGCAAATACGATGACAATCGGAACGGCAGAACTTGCGGAGGTCGGATTGTCGGAGAAACGATGATAACCTGTTTTTTTTGTAAGGACAGCAGGCTAGTCTGAAATGTTCACGATTACGACGACTGCAGTCTAACCATTTTGGGACGCGTTAAAATTCCCTACGACGGCTACGTGTCCCCGAGAAAATATGTCCGTAACTTCGCGGTAACAACTACGGCAgtcataggtatttttaaactttttgttatgATCGGCACGATATTATGAGTACGGTAACTACGTCCTACACAGTGAGGATACCAATTACCAATGCTACTCTAGTACCTCTATGgctctattaatataatatatatatctaaaaattagATGAAACAATATCGATtcacgtatttttttattttacgaaaaaaataaaaaacaaattaacttccgaaacttgaacaatattataaaatggtattaaaaaaaaacttgtttctTAAGATAAAAAGaagtatatacaatacaatattttcagagtttttcttttttttaattttcttttcttcGTCGAAGCAAACTTGACAATTGCAGCACATAAGataaatacaatactatataggtacgtcaatacatattatcttatatatatataaatctagtGTCACGTCTTTGTCCGGGATTAACTCCGAAACTACGGGACCGATCTTGATGAcatttttacaatgtgtgtaATTTGGTCGAACTcaaaagataggctaatttaaataGGGATGGGACCAACCCCGAGAGGTGTTAAAACGGGATTGAGATTTcggatggaaatttttgtttataaatggttgccatgggtgaCGTCGTATTAAATGATTCGTTCTAGAAAtttcaataacaaattatagtgAATCGTTTTAATTCGTTGCCACGAGAACAAACTtaccatttattatataccatcgATGATttgttattgtacataatatatatatatatatatatatatattcaatcagtattattattatgcgtagattattattattattattattattattattattattattattattattgttatacgaagatctgataagtagttccagagtttagtctgtatagttatagtctgtgtatttatatagttagatataatatataaattaatgtttgtgggtagattagacaTCTGGAAGAAGATGGGTTAATTtacaaagggttaaatttgttaaacagcacggggtccgtgatctaccgcaggtagattgtctatttgataatgtacctactgctgcgaatcagaatttttattcggggcaacggaaaagttaagataaattttaaataccatacagtatacaccgaatattaaataacgaattgaacaaagtttgagtcatatagagttgatacatttaacgggcaacgaagtgcacgggatcagctagtattatataacattataaattattccttatattattaattaagtcgTACTATGCGACCTAtctctttattttaaattcagagtGGAGcgatgtaatgattttacaatgatgtgtattttttttttactttttgtgtctgtcatcatcttaCGAGGCAGTAAAATTGATAAACACAAGAACTTTTTATGAGTGcttgaagttagaattttgactgTTTGTCAAAATCATgagaatatagaaataattttataattaaaaattcatataacaATTCACaccaaatttttcttttcatagcaaACTTTTGAGAGTTGAATTCAAGATTCGTAATCAGTCTTTTTACCattcgaaaaaaaaagtttacagagaagtcaagttaattttttatgatcttTTAAAGTTAAGATTTTTACGACATTTACAGGATCACCTGTAAATTAACGATTTATCATTGatcgattatcttattttgttgcaattcaatAACAAAAGATtgtagatacttgacatttttaccaaatttattttattttatcatttttttattaatacgtgataatatttttttttcttttttgctttaaattttgaaaatgtctgcACCACAGTGGTCTTCCTGCaggattataaaaataaaccgaaatgtatttactataagTTGAATTTCGTAGCTCTTCTTTTAAGCTGTCACAAACTACAAAGATTTGTGGGAAGTTTATTGTCTGACTCTCCCGTGTCCAAGCCATTATCGTACCTGTAAAAATTGTGCTGTATCCAAATATTCATTgtataccattcaaaatatgtGGTATTGACAAGTCCTCCGTCTGTCCAGTATAGTGTTTAcactttacaaaataaaaaatgaagttAAAAATCCTAATCGTAAAGACAATTCGTTTCTTAAGTTTGCAATTGTCACTTGTTACTCGTAAACTCAAACAGGTGATAATGTGATACGagcatgttattatttttcgtatattaCTGATACTTGTGAtagaatattcaataataacttTCATGGTTAGTTCATGTTTAAAACGTGTTTTACCGTCTCAAACGTTGAAACGAGTTTTTATTTCGATCATTCTTGCTGGTTATTTCCAACCAAAGTATCgaacctattagttattacgtattaatttattacttatttatagttattatatagatGGAATTATCATttaccatttatattatatacatttttttaccactataatattatgatttataatatgtatgggtAACATTAAAATAGAACATAGTGGTATTGGAAAAAGAAAATGGATAACCCATATCTCGTTATAGGAAAATTACTGCCGAATGCCCTAGTCATAATATTGTAGGACACCCTGGGCTGACACACCGCCATCACTCAcattcgtttttcgtatacactACATAATgatgtatataggtatcattgaattcaaatttaacacatccattacagtgacccacttgacaCTTACTACACAGCAGTGCGGTTCTCACTGTCccatttgtatttgtattagaCGTAGCTAATCcgttaaaacgtatattatgaatttatgaattGTTTACTAGTTGGCTAAACGgttgatattataacataatattcatttcttttttgtacttaatacggtagttatttattagtttattacagaCTGCAGTTTACTACACTAAACAGAAATTCTTTCTATTCTCTCCTACAGAAATAAAGATTGTAAACGAGTAGTTTTCATACGAgtccatacctattatataatgtggCGCTGATagcctaaaaataaaatttaaaaaaaactactgtTGAGCTGTGTAGGTAGTAGATTTTGAGTATACCTGGCATTGAGATTTGAGACACAGTAAATTTTAATGGCTGtgttaaatcattatatataggtacctacaaaaaatgattctaagCAGAGACGATaacggtaggtatatatatatacataaatcagctactatttttaaggatattttataatatatctgagCGCATGGCACTATGGAAATACGTTAGGTCGAGACGGCAAGTTGAAAGTGCTTGCTGTATATCTTTAGTCTTTACACAAACTAATTCACCAAGTTTTTCTCATGTGTCATCCTAATATCTTCTGCTTCTTAACTTTTTgacttttgaaatttgaaacattgATTAAGCCAAAATAACTTTTACAAAGTAAAAAATtgagtacataatatgaaaatatgttacatttgagacttttaaatttgaaacgtTTGTTACTGATCTATTGGCTCATTGCAGAGTTCAGACtcatcatcaaaattataagacactaCTCGTATATAGATAGAAACGTGAAATTTGGCACAATTATTGATCATATTATGGACGTTAATATAGTGTAAGCTATATAGCAaagaaaaaaatctgaaaattggAATTTTCTTAAAATCAGTAGTTCTAaacgagtaaaataataataataatttatctaatccAACCACAAAATAAGCAAATAATAAATGAGATTTACATATTGTAGCGAAATTAGAGGAAATTTCAGTCATCACCTAGGGGCTAGGAATGCtaagatatttgtatataatatgactctGCCcgggttaaaacttaaaacttaaaattaatctatctttctatcattttttttgcttcaggtgaaatatatattataaattatataatacgtataaagtACAAACCCGTATGAACACAATATTACGATGATTACTCTTAGGATTTGccatattttcttaattttggaCATATTTTGATGTAAACACAAAAAACTGGTTTGCTTATCACTGTGTAATGtgcatagaaaatataatatagataatagatcttatacctacaacctactaatATCTATGGAAAATAATCACATTAGGGATATCTCTAATCTTCATGGCTGAAACGTTTCAAGTCTGCGATAAATATCTTTTTGAATTACCTACACAAAATAACTAACCCATTATAGACATAAGAATGTGTgatcattaatttgtttttaaatgttaacgaAATTTAACTGCAAAAGCCTTTTCAAAAATGTACTAAtgcattttctatatttttaatttgcagtAAGAGCGGCTTAGttgattataatcatttataaattaaaataatgaatcaatattttatattacttgtattaaaatgaccagttatgtattatataagtgtCAGTCCATAAAATATCCAAGTTTtcgtactatataggtacacacgtcATACATAGtcccaaatttaaattatttctagataaacactagtatactatataccatTGTTCACTAGTAACCTGTAAGTtgctaattataaaaaataactatagttttttttttttatt
This is a stretch of genomic DNA from Acyrthosiphon pisum isolate AL4f chromosome A3, pea_aphid_22Mar2018_4r6ur, whole genome shotgun sequence. It encodes these proteins:
- the LOC100163740 gene encoding Krueppel homolog 2, yielding MSEGDAGPDSETRPKGVEALKQHVITHKVEVSLWCTRLATIIFTFAYILPLFWNPASAYYRILLANAATSALRLHQRLPAMQISLQFLTQLFKEDSCHYLLYSVIFLYVSPNILVILPVFLFSTVHFASYSLTLLDLLGQNAWWGARLLISLVEFQSRSILRLIAFSEILVMPLTLIMSFFGRSGLLSIVFYYHFLTLRYASQRNPHTRLMFSDLRVAAENFANRSGTPSFLRSAILSGIATISRMAPAVPQN
- the LOC100165776 gene encoding leucine repeat adapter protein 25; the encoded protein is MAQRPVRTPSVPDVSPGVEVSRVDSDLLSPLSLSYDSELPPLPESLSRLSLYDVPPRSKPEPARRHSPKPTELVGSPKQTRQSPIPSEHSDKRPTEKPPVPPRKPSSVDLKLAHLRNEMASLRQMDLQLLSQLRQLNDSISSYRQELIMNMDSYSSSDTDGSDTTSVYSNVTPSSFDLSRSSTQSTPKRPPTSTDL